In Microbacterium terrisoli, the genomic stretch CCACCGTGGGTCTGGGCCTGACCGGAATCGTGACGGCCGTCGCGCAGCCGCAGCTGCAGACGCTGCTGCTGACGACGGCGACCGTGGCGACGGTGCTGACCGTGACGGTCACCCTGATCGCGCCGGCGGCGCGCATGCGGCTGAGTCGCCTGGCCGACACCGCGGAACTGATCATCCTGGCAACCCTTCTGCCGGTCGGCGTGATCGCGGCGGGGCTGGTCTGACGGCATGGCCACCAAAGGCGACCTGATCCAGGCGCAGAGCTTCTCGCAGCGCCGTCTTCTCACAGCGTTCGTCAGCGGCGCGCCCGGCGGCAAGGAGCTCGAACCGGCCAAGCCCATGCGCGCGGTGATCGCGGCGATCGCGCTCTCGGTGGCTCTGGTGGGCGTCGGAGTGTTCTGGGGACTGCTGCAGCCCGGACTGCCCAATGGGTGGGAGAACGGTCGCCTGGTGCTGGCGAAAGACAGCGGCGCCCGCTACGTCACGGTGGACGGCACGCTGCATCCGGTCGTGAACACGACCAGCGCCCGCCTGCTGATCCCCTCCCGTTCGTTCGCGGTGATCGCCACCGGGCAGAAGGAGCTCAGCGGCGTCCCGCTGGGGTCGACCGTGGGCATCGTCGGCGCCCCCGACGCCCTGCCCACCCCTTCGGCACTGGTCGATGACGGCTGGACGACGTGCCTGCTCGAGAAGGAGCAGCTGTCCACCCGCATCGCGGCGGTCCCCGATGCGCAGGCCACCGATGACGCCGTCGTCGTCTCGACGGGCCGCAGCCTGTTCGTCGTGGCTGGCGCCACACGATATCCGGTGACCTCCGCCAACAGCGACGCCGTGCTGCGCGCTGCCGGCATCACCTCGTCCGCACCGGGCCCTGCCCCGGCTTCGTGGACGAACCTGTTCGTCCCGGGCACTGCACTCGCCCCGCTGAACGTGCCCGAGAGCACGCCGGTGGCCGGCTCGAAGCTCGCCACCGGCGAAGTGGTCCATATCGCCCAGACCGCCCAAGACGAGCGGTTCCTCATCACCGAAGACGGCGAGCTGGCCCCCCTCAGCCCCCTCGCCTGGCAGCTGTATCAGCTGGGTGACGGGCCCAGCGTGCACGCTCCGACCGAGGTCACCGCAGCGCAGGTCAGCGGACTGCCGACGGCGAGCAAGCCGGCCGGCGGTGCGGACTGGCCGGACAACGGCTTCACCGCCCTGCCGTCCGATCAGCGCGCGTGCGCACTGATGACGCACACGGGCAAGACCCCCGGCACGGTTCTGGCCGCCCAGCCCTCGTCGACCGCGTCCTCGGCCGGAGTGCACATCCAGCCCGGCACCGGTGCGCTGGTGCAGGCCGAAGCAGGCAGCGACAGCAGCAAGATGCTGACTCTGATCGACGGGACCGGAACGGCGTTCCCGCTGCCCGGCGCCACGTCCGAGACGGTCGCACGCCTGGGCTACTCGGCTTCTCGCGATGTCGCCGCCGTCGACGCCGGGTGGACGGCTCTGCTGCCTTCGGGACCGGCGCTGTCGTCCGCGGCCGCAGGGAAGACGCCGATCGGATGAGAGCGGCCCGTGCACGTCGCCGCGCACCGCTGCGCGCACGGATGCTCGGCGGGGTGGCGGTCGCGCTGCTGTCGGCGGGCCTGACGGTCGCTCCGGCAGCGGCCTTCGCGCCGCCCGCGACACATGCGCCGTCCACGACACATGCGCCGTCCGCGACACATGCCGCCGTCGCGATGGCCGGCACGGGAGAATGCACGGCCGACACCCGCATCACCGACTCACCGCCCGCGTTCCAGTCGCTGCAGGCCACGCGTGCCTGGGCGGTGTCGAAGGGTGCAGGCATCGTCGTGGCCGTCGTAGATTCGGGAGTGGATGCCTCGAGCCCGCATCTGCGGGGTGCCGTGCTCAAGGGCGTCAACCTCGTCAAAGACGGGGCCGCTGCCGATGGGCGCTCCGACGACTACGGTCACGGCACAGCTCTGGCGGGCCAGATCGCCGCGCGCCGCATCGACGGATCTGGCCTGGTGGGACTGGCCCCGAGCGCGAAGATCCTGCCGGTGCGCGTGTACAGCAACGTCGACGACCGGGCCGTCGAGGCCGGCACGGGGCCGAACCTGTCGCTGCTGGTGCGCGGGATCCGCTACGCGGCCGACCACGGCGCACAGGTGATCAACGTCTCGATGAGCACCGCCGAGGCCCACGCCTCTCTCGCCGAGGCCGTCGCCTACGCCGCCCGCAAGGGAAGTGTCGTGGTCTCCAGCGCCGGCAACCGCGACAACAGCACATCGATCGGCTCGAATGACGAAGACGGACCCCGATACCCCGCAGCCGACACGGGTGCGATCGGGGTCGCGGCCACCGGGGTCGAGGGCACCGTGACCGACGACAGCATCCACGGACCGCACGTCATGCTCAGTGCTCCCGGACAGAACATCCTGTCGGCCGGTGCCGCCGGCGGCGACTGCATCTTCGCCGCCGACCAGCCCTACACGAGCTATGCCGCGCCGTACGTCTCGGCGGCACTCGCCCTGGTGGCCTCCGCGCACCGCGACGAGACGCCCGCACAATGGGTGTACCGTCTCGAGGCCACCGCCCGTCGCGCCGATCCCGACGCGCGCGACGATGTCTCGGGGTGGGGGGTCGTCCAGCCCTACAGCGCCCTGACCCTCGTTCCGGGGCCGGGCATCCGCGGGCCGAAGAGCCCGTTCCCCGGCGCGGTGGTCGCACCAGCGGCCGAGCACGCGTCGGCGGCTCCGGTCACGGTCGACGACCTGCCGCCGATGAACGCCCCGGTCTGGGCGATCACGTCGATCGTGGGCGTGATCGCGCTGGCTGCACTCGGCTCATTCGGCACGCTCAGCGTGCTGCGCCGTCGCGCGCGCACAGCACAGAGCCACGCCCTCACCGGGCGCGGCCTCTACGGCGACGACGCACCGCCGGCACCGTGACGGTCGTGCACGCGTCAGGGCACAAGCACGATCTTGCCGTGCACGTGGCCTGAAGCCTGCATCCGGTACGCGTCCTGCACATCGTCGAGCGCGAATCGCGCCGCGATGGGCACCTCGAGTCGCCCCGCCGCGATGGCATCCACCAGTTGCGCCATCACGTCGGCGGTGGCCGCGATCGAATGCGACACGACCCGCGCCCCATGCCGGCCGGCACTGAAATCGGCGATCGTGGCGATCCGTCCCGGCACGATGCCGAGCGTCAGCCCCAGATGCACATAACCGCCGCCGTGCGCGTCGAGCAGGGCTGTGGGCGGCCCTGCCACCGCGCGCACCCGGTCGGCCAGGTCGTCGCCGCCGTAGTCGATCGGAATGACGTCCTTCGCCCTCAGCCAGTCGTGATGTGTGGGTGAGGCGAGCCCGATGACGGTCGCCCCGGTGTTGCGCGCCCACTGCACGGCGAGCGAGCCGACCCCACCGGCAGCGGCCGAGACGACGACGACGTCGCCGGAGCCGAGCCCGACGGTCTCGACCAGGGCGTACGCGCTCGTGCCCGCCACGAACAGCGCACCGGCGGCATCCCACGACACCTCGGCAGGCTTGGTCACGACCTGATCGACCGGAACGCGCACGAACTCGGCGTGGCTTGCCCTGTCGTTCGTGAAGCCGACCACCTCGTCGCCGGGTGCGAATGCCTTGACGCCGACGCCGACGCCGTCCACCACCCCGGCGAAGTCGCTGCCCTCGCCTTCGGGAAAGGTCGCCGGCCACCGCTCGTGCACGCGCCCCTCGCGAATGCCGATCTCACCGGGGTTGATTCCGGCGGCCCGCACGGCGACGACCACCTCACCGGCTCGCGGCGTGGGAGTGCCGACCTGCACGACCTTCAAGACCTCGACGGGACCATAGGAATCGAATCGCACTGCGCGCATCGCTGCCTCCTGTGATCCAGTGTCCTCCCCCGTGCGGCCGAACGGGGCCATCGCCTCGTCACGTCGCCGCGTCAGTCCCAGGTGCTCGGTGCGGGCTTCTTGGTCGACGGAAGACGGGATGCCGCGGCCCATTCGCGCACCCACGGCTCGACGTCGGGCACCCCTTCGGGTCGGCCGGTTGCTGCGAACAGCTCATCGTGGGGCAGCAGACCTCCGCTGCGACGCAGAACCCGGGCACGCACGATCGCGCGCGCGTAGATCTCACCGTCCACCACGGCACGGTGCTCCAGGTACAGCGACCGGTCGTCGTGGCCGAGGAACCGCGACTCGACATCGAACCGCTGCCACAGGCGCAGCGATTTGCGGAACGTGATCGTCTCGCTTGCCACCACCGCGTACCAGCCATGCGCACGCATTGCATCCCACAGCCCCGTGTGCACCAGAACGTCCCATCGGCCCAGGTCGAACAGCGACATGTACCGGCCGTTGTTCATGTGCATGAGGATGTCGATGTCGGTGGGCATCGTCGTCAGCCGGATGCGGCTGAGCCCGTTCGCCGGCAGAGACCCGCCGCGTCGCACACGCACTCGCGCTCGCAGGTGCACCAGGAGAGTCCGCCAGATCACATTCACCACGGGATGCTATCCCACCGGCACGGCTCCGCCGTCGCCCCGAGCCGGTGCAGCTGCCGCGCCATGGCCGCGGCATGTTCCCGGTCCGACCCCGACCCTGACCCCGACGCGCACCTCACACCGTGGTCAGCGCGAAGCGCGGCTGCGGCGGCAGCTGCACCGCTATCCCGTCGCCGGGGCGGATCCGGCCGCCGCGGACGACAGTGGCCATCACTCCGGCAAGCCTGACGACGACACCGTCGTCGCGCTTGTGGATGAGGTGTCGCATCAGTCCATCCTGGAAGCCGTTGATCTGCTCGCACGGGTTGCGCAGTCCGGTGATGCCCAGCACTGCCGTGCCGACCCTCAGGCGCGTTCCGACGGGAAGGCCCAGCAGGTCGATACCGTCCGTGGTGATGTTCTCACCGAGCTGACCTGCAGCGACGTCGTGGCCGAGCGCACGCAGGTCGGCGAACAGCTCCGAGTGGATGAGGTGCACCTGCCGCAGATTCGGCTGCGACGGGTCTCTCCTGACACGTGACCGATGCTGCACGGTGGCGCCGAAGTGCGCGTCGCCTTCGACCCCGAGGCCTTCGACGAGCGAGATCTGTGCCACGCTCCGCTTGCTGAAGCCGTGTTCGGCGTTCACGTGGACCGCGGTCACGGTACCGGTCACTGGGGCGTCATCCGTCACTCCGCCCACGCTATCCGACCTGCGCTGCCGCGAATGGGCGGCGAGGAAGATTTGCTCACTGCCGGCGCAGCAGCTCACTGCCGGCGCAGCAGTTCACTGCCGGCGCAGCGCACGCAGCAGCCGCGTCTTGGACTTGGTCACGCGCCGCCACCGACCCGAGGGGCCGAACCACGCCGGCCCTCGGATCTCAGGCACCCCGTCGCGCATGCGGATCTCCCACGGTCCCGTGTCGATGAACCGATGATGCCCCCAGCACAGACACACACCGTTGTCGGTATGGGTGGCTCCGCCCTTTGCATGATCCACGACGTGGTGGATCTCGCACCATGCCGCGGGGATTCCGCAGCCTGGGATGATGCAGCCGCCGTCTCTGAGGGTGATGGCCTTGCGCTGCTGCGGCGTGAACGTGCGTTCCGGGCTGCCGAGCTCGACAATCCGCCCGTTGCCGCCCAGGATCACGCGCTGCAGCACCCCGGCGCACGCGGTGTGAGTGGCGGTATTGAGGGAGACCGGCTGCTCGATGCCTTCCAAGAACGCCCAGCCGGCACCGCGGGCGAGGTCTTCGGCGTTGACCGTTACCAGCAGCGTGGGAGCCGCCCCGCCGAGGGCGGGCAACTCGCCCGACCGTGCGGCGGCGAACAACGCGGCTGCCAGCGCGTCGTACTGCTTCTGCGCGCGCGTGCGCTGGTCGACCCAGGCCGCCTCGGCCTCGACATCCTCTGCAGCGGCGTCGGCCTCGGCCTCGGCTTCGCCGGTCGCTTCGGCGAACCACACTCCACTCTTCGCGGAGGGCGAGTTGACCGAATCGAAGATGCGCTGCAGCTGCGCCGCGACCTCCGGCTCAGCAAGGCCGCGGAACGGGGTCAGGTTGTCATCGCGCTGCTTGCCCATCGTGAACGACCGGCTCTGCGCCGTGTCTCGGTCCTTCGGCTCGTCGCCGTCGGGATCGAGTGCGCTGGCCCACACGAGCGCCTGGATCTTCAACAGCTCGGCAGACGCGGGCGGCGCATCGTCGACCCCACCGCCACGCGCGAACGCGGCGATGGCGTCATCGGCGATCAGCACCTGCGAGCGCCCCACGCGATCACGCATGCCCAGGAGCGGCGCCGAGACGGCGACCACCCCATCCAGTCCGACCGCGCCGTCCCGCAGGGCGTCACGAAGGGCGGGCAGCTTCGCGGGCTGTTCCTCACCCGTCAACGCATTCCACTCGAGAGCCGTCGCCCGCTGCGCCTTCTCGAGCCGTGCGGCGGTCTGCGGCGCGCACAGTGTCAGCCGCTGAACGAGCTCGTTGACGTTGTGGCAGCCCATGCGGGTCGACAGCCGCTCGCCGCGGTCCATCTGCCCTGAGCGGCCGACGATCTCGGCCACGCCGTCGACCAGCAGCGCCTCGACCAGCCGCTGCAGGTCGCCCACGGCCCGCACGGTCTCGAGCAGATCTTCGTCGCTCGCACCGTGCAGGGTGTTGCGTGAGAACACACCAGACACCAGGTCGGCGAGCTCAGCCCGCACGTCCCCGATCGCTTTGCGTGTATCGTTCATAGTTTCTATACTGGCACGTACCTCTGACATTGACTCCGAGCAGCCCGCCTCACCTCAAGATCGGTGGATATCTGCCCCAGATGCCGCAAGCTGTGGGGAAGGAGCACTCGTGAGACAGGACATACATACGAATTATAGGCACCAGAGCACTTTCCGCGTGGGGATCGACTTGGCACAGCGCTGTTCCGCGATTGGACTCGCGCGCTTCGGTCCCCGACGACGTCGATCCCGACGAACTCGGCCTCAGCAAGATCTATGTGCAGGCCAAGCGCTGCGCCGAGGCGACCGTCGGCCGCCCGAAGATCCAGGAGGAAGCCGGTACCCGCCGCTGCCCCACCCCGATCCTCACTTCTTCAGCTCGAAGATGATGTCCAGCCCGTCGTCGGGGTGATACGACGAGCTCGCACGCAAGGCACCCCGCGCCGCACCCTGTGAGACCCCGTCTCACACCGTTCATGCGGCGTCCACCCGCGGTCAATCGGCCGATTTCGCCCCAGCGCACCGGCCGCGTAGAGTCTGGCGCATGGATGCTCAACTGCAGACTGACATCGTCGTCCGTCCGGTCCGTGACGTGGATGCCGAAGCCCTCGGCAGAGTGCACGCGGCCTGCTGGCACGAGACCTATGACCACCTGATCAGCAAGGCGGCGCTCGAGCGCATCTCGCCCAAGCGGCTCGCAGAACTGTGGACGCATTGGGCCGTGCAGGGCGACGACTTCCACATGAGCGCCGCGCTCGTCGACGGCGAGATCGTCGGCTTCGTCGGGTCGGGACCCGCCCGCGACAAGGACGCCCCCCGCAACCGCGAGCTGTACTTCATCTACCTGCTGGCCAAGTACCACAGCACCGGCATCGGCAAGCAGCTGTTCGATGCGGCGGTCGACGAGGGCGAGCCTCTCTACCTGTGGGTGGCCGAAGACAACCCCCGCGCGCACCGCTTCTATCTGCGCAACGGATTCGCGCTCGACGGCGCGAGCCACACCGAGCCGTTCCTGGGCGAACAGCTCACCGAGGTCCGATTCGTTCGCTGACCGTGCTGCAGATCTGGGCCCTGGAGGGCATCCCCGAGATCAGCGTCGGCGACGACCTCGTCGCCGTCATCGGTGACGCCGCAGTCGGCACGCCTCTGCAAGACGGCGACATCGTCGTGGTCACCTCCAAGGTCGTCTCCAAGGCCGAGGGCCGCACGGTCGCCGCAGCGGACCGCGAAGACGCCATCACCGCCGAGACCGTGCGGGTGGTGGCATCCCGGACCTCTGAGACCGGGCACACGACCCGCATCGTCGAGAACCGACTCGGCATCGTCGCAGCCGCGGCGGGCGTCGACGCGTCCAACACGCCCGAAGGCACAGTGCTGCTTCTGCCACAGGATCCGGATGCCTCGGCCCGAGCGATCGCGGCGGGGCTGCGCGAGAAGCTCGGCGTGCGCGTCGGCGTCCTCATCTCAGACACGCTGGGCAGGCCGTGGCGCGAAGGGCAGACCGATGCCGCCATCGGTGCAGGCGGAGTGCGGGTCTTCGACGACCTGCGCGGCAGTCTCGACACCTACGGGCGCCCGCTGCACGTGACGCTGCCGTGCGTCGCCGACGAGATCGCGTCTGCGGCCGAACTCGTCAAGGGCAAGGCCGCCGGCCTGCCGGTGGCCGTCGTGCGCGGCCGCGCCGAGCTGGTGGGGGACCTCGACCTGGTCGGCGCCCGCTCGATCGTGCGGGAGGCCGAGCACGACATGTTCCGGCTCGGCAGCGACGAGGCCTACGACGCCGGCTATGCCGACGGCGTCGAGGAGGTCTGGGACGAGAGCGGCTCGGGTCGGTGACCCGGCCGCTCCCGTCTCCATCAGTTCCCCGACTGCAGCAGGATCCGGCCTGCCGACACATTCACCTGCACGGTGCTCGATGCGCCCGGGGCAGAGCCCACGCGGTTCTCGAACGACCCCGCCGACGTGTCGGCCGTGACCTGGTACGACCCCGCGGGCACCGTGACATCCATCGCCCCGGCGCTGGCCGACAGCTCCAGGTGCGTCGGCTGTGCGCCCGTGAGCGTCGCATTCAGCTCGCCGGCGTTCACTCGCAGGTCGGCCGTATCGACGTCAGACAGAGCAAGATCGGCACGGCCGGCGTTCATCTCCGTCTTGACGCTGTGCGCCGACCCCTGGACATCGACGCGCCCGGCGCCGGCCGTGACCGACAGCTCGCCGAAATCACCGGTCGCGGTCAGCTTGCCCGCCGAGAGGTCCAGGGCCGCATCCATCCCCGACAGGGTCCGCGGCAGCGTCAGCACCGCATTGCCGTTGCCACGTCCGTTGCGCAGCCATGGTCCCCATCCTCGGAACATGCCGTTCGGCGAGCGCACCTCGAGCGTGCCCCCGTCGCGGTTCAGCGTCCACTGATCTGCGTCGGCTCCGGCGGTCACGGTGAGTTCGGCCTCGGGCACGTCGGCGAACTCGACGCGCAATGATCCGGCGTTCAATTCGGCGCTGAGCGCACCGACGCCGGTGACGTCGATGGTCCGACTGGACGTGTGCTCGGATGCCGCGGCGATCGTGCCGGTGACCCCCGAGAACAGCGTGCCGATCACGATCAGCGAGCCGAAGACGATCGCCAGCGTCGCGATCAGGCGAGCGTTGCCGAACGGCGCCGGCGCCGGTCCACCCGGCGTCGGCGGCGTGGGCGGCGTGGGTGAGACCGGCGGCATGCCGGTCGTGGTGGGCGTGCTCATCTCAGGTCTCCATTCTGCGGCGCGTCGCCGCTGTGTGCGATGTGGGCCAGCGCGGCCAGCACCCGCCGGTTGCCCGATTCGTCGGGCTCGAGGTCGAGCTTGGCGAACAGCGACGTGATGTGCTTTTCGACGCTGCCTTCGGTGATGTACAGGGTCTGCGCGATGGCCTGGTTGGACTTGCCCTCGGCGATCAGCGCCAGCACCGTGGATTCGCGATCGGTGAGCCGCTGCATCCTCTCGTCCTGTGTCCTTCTGCTCAGCAGCTGGGCGACCACCTCGGGGTCGAACACCGTGGCGCCGCCGGCGATCTGCTCGACGGTTGCGACGAACTCGGCGACGTCGGCGACGCGGTCCTTCAGCAGGTAGCCCAGGCCGCCGCCGCGACCGGCGATGAGATCGGACGCATAGCGCTCCTCGACGTACTGCGACAGCACCAGGATCGGCAGCGCGGGCTGCCCGGCGCGGATGCGCAGAGCTGCACGGATGCCCTCGTCGGTGCGCGTCGGCGGCAGTCGCACATCCAGCACGCACAGATCGGGCTCGCTCTGGGTGATCGCCTCGTCGATGCCGTCGGCATCGGGCAGCGCGGCGACGACCTCGTGCCCGGCGTCTTCGAGCAGCCGGATGAGTCCCTCGCGCAGCAGCACGGAGTCCTCGCAGATCAGAATGCGCATGGCACGCTCGCCTCCACACTCGTGGGTCCACCACCGGGGCTGTCGAGGCGGAATGTTCCGCCCACGCCGAGGACACGGTTGGACAGGCCGTCCAGTCCCCCGCCCGGGACGATGGTCGCCCCGCCCACGCCGTTGTCCTCGATGCGGGCCCACAGCAGGCCGCCCTCACGCTGGCGCACGGTGACCCGGCACTCCGAAGCGCGCGAGTGCTTGGCCGCATTGGTGAGCGTCTCGGCGATGACGAAGTACACGGCCGCCTCGGCGGGCTGGCTGCACCGCTGGGCGAGTCGCACGTCCAGCACGACCGGCACGGGCGAGCGCGCCGCCAGCGCCGACAGCGCCGCGTCCAGGCCACGATCATCGAGCACCGAGGTGTGGATGCCGCGGGCCAACTGCCGCAGTTCGGTGATCGCCGCCTTGGTCGAGGTGTGGGCTTCGGCGATCAGCTGCTTCGCGGCATCCGGATCGGAGTCGATCTTCTGCTGTGCCAGGCCCAGCGTCATGCCCACCGAGACCAGCCGAGGCTGGACCCCGTCGTGCAGGTCCCGCTCGATGCGGGTGCGCTCCAGGTCGGCCGCACGCACTGCGCCCACGCGCTGCGCCTGAGAGGTGCGCGCCTGCTCGGCCAGCTGCGCTTCGCGTGACGGGACGAGGATCGCCCGCACCAGCACACCGTGCAGCATGCCCAGACCCACGAGGCCTGCCAGAGCGATCACCGCAGCGAGGATGCCGCCGAGCACCGCCCATGACCGCGGGATGTCGAGCCCGGTGCCCTGCAGCGGGATCATGGCGCCGTCGCCGCCGAACACCACCGGCGTGAACGCCATCGCAATGCCCGATGCCAGTGCCGCCACCAGCGACAGCACCGCCCACCCGAGCACGGCCGAGACGGCGGCGCTGGCGATCGCGCGCCACATCGACCCGTCGATCGTCTGCAGCCACAGCGAGTGCAGCCAGCCGACGAAGCCCGGGCGAGGGCTGCGGCGCAGTCGGCGCGGGGCGAGGCCGAAGCCGTACAGCCCCTCGACCCGCGCCACCTCGGTCCAGCCGAACGCGAACATTACGTACACCCAGGCGACCAGGACGAGTGCGCCGACACCGGCGGCGAAGATCAGCCCGATGCCGCTGAAGAACATCGCGATCAGCCCGCCGATGACGGCGGCCCACAGGACGCCCACGAGCGCGAGCTGTGCGATCGCGCCCAGCAGACGCACGGGTGTGAACAGGTGGACGGGCCGCGGGTCGCGTGCAGTCGCGGCGTGGGCAGAAGAGGATGCCGCGACCGGCGGGGACGTGGCGTCTCCGGACGAAGTTGTGGTCATGCCTCCACGCTAGGGCGAAGCATCCCTCACCACAGCGTGGGGATCCGCCCACTTCCGGTGGGGATATCCCCCGGCCCCTCCGCCCAATCCATAGGGATTCGGTGAATCAATGCGCTGTGGCATATGGACTCGCCGACTCCCTATGGATTCGCGGTCGAGGGCCTCGTCTCAGCGTTCGCTGACGCGGCCGAACAGGCGTGCGATGGGTGCGAGCACCAGCGGACGCGCTGCCACCCAGCCGATCGCGACGATGACCATCGCCCCGACGAAGAACCAGAACCCGACCCAGGTGTCACCGCCGTTCGCGGCGAACATGCTGTTCAGGTTGTGCAGCGCCCCGGTGGTCAGCACCAGCGTGACATGCCCGATGATGAACAGCACGAAGAAGACCATCGTCGGGAAGTGCACGGCCCGCGCCCACTCGATCGGATACGCCTTGTTCAGCCGTTGCGCGTTCTTGGGCCAGATGCCACTCATCCGCACCCCGGTGACAGCCGCCAGCGGCGCGGCCAGGAACACGACCGCGAAGTAGGCCAACTGCTGCAGACTGTTGTAGTTGACCCAACCGTCTTCGATCGGCCAGTCC encodes the following:
- the eccB gene encoding type VII secretion protein EccB, producing MATKGDLIQAQSFSQRRLLTAFVSGAPGGKELEPAKPMRAVIAAIALSVALVGVGVFWGLLQPGLPNGWENGRLVLAKDSGARYVTVDGTLHPVVNTTSARLLIPSRSFAVIATGQKELSGVPLGSTVGIVGAPDALPTPSALVDDGWTTCLLEKEQLSTRIAAVPDAQATDDAVVVSTGRSLFVVAGATRYPVTSANSDAVLRAAGITSSAPGPAPASWTNLFVPGTALAPLNVPESTPVAGSKLATGEVVHIAQTAQDERFLITEDGELAPLSPLAWQLYQLGDGPSVHAPTEVTAAQVSGLPTASKPAGGADWPDNGFTALPSDQRACALMTHTGKTPGTVLAAQPSSTASSAGVHIQPGTGALVQAEAGSDSSKMLTLIDGTGTAFPLPGATSETVARLGYSASRDVAAVDAGWTALLPSGPALSSAAAGKTPIG
- a CDS encoding S8 family serine peptidase — encoded protein: MRAARARRRAPLRARMLGGVAVALLSAGLTVAPAAAFAPPATHAPSTTHAPSATHAAVAMAGTGECTADTRITDSPPAFQSLQATRAWAVSKGAGIVVAVVDSGVDASSPHLRGAVLKGVNLVKDGAAADGRSDDYGHGTALAGQIAARRIDGSGLVGLAPSAKILPVRVYSNVDDRAVEAGTGPNLSLLVRGIRYAADHGAQVINVSMSTAEAHASLAEAVAYAARKGSVVVSSAGNRDNSTSIGSNDEDGPRYPAADTGAIGVAATGVEGTVTDDSIHGPHVMLSAPGQNILSAGAAGGDCIFAADQPYTSYAAPYVSAALALVASAHRDETPAQWVYRLEATARRADPDARDDVSGWGVVQPYSALTLVPGPGIRGPKSPFPGAVVAPAAEHASAAPVTVDDLPPMNAPVWAITSIVGVIALAALGSFGTLSVLRRRARTAQSHALTGRGLYGDDAPPAP
- a CDS encoding NADP-dependent oxidoreductase → MRAVRFDSYGPVEVLKVVQVGTPTPRAGEVVVAVRAAGINPGEIGIREGRVHERWPATFPEGEGSDFAGVVDGVGVGVKAFAPGDEVVGFTNDRASHAEFVRVPVDQVVTKPAEVSWDAAGALFVAGTSAYALVETVGLGSGDVVVVSAAAGGVGSLAVQWARNTGATVIGLASPTHHDWLRAKDVIPIDYGGDDLADRVRAVAGPPTALLDAHGGGYVHLGLTLGIVPGRIATIADFSAGRHGARVVSHSIAATADVMAQLVDAIAAGRLEVPIAARFALDDVQDAYRMQASGHVHGKIVLVP
- a CDS encoding acyl-CoA thioesterase, which gives rise to MNVIWRTLLVHLRARVRVRRGGSLPANGLSRIRLTTMPTDIDILMHMNNGRYMSLFDLGRWDVLVHTGLWDAMRAHGWYAVVASETITFRKSLRLWQRFDVESRFLGHDDRSLYLEHRAVVDGEIYARAIVRARVLRRSGGLLPHDELFAATGRPEGVPDVEPWVREWAAASRLPSTKKPAPSTWD
- a CDS encoding MOSC domain-containing protein, with amino-acid sequence MTDDAPVTGTVTAVHVNAEHGFSKRSVAQISLVEGLGVEGDAHFGATVQHRSRVRRDPSQPNLRQVHLIHSELFADLRALGHDVAAGQLGENITTDGIDLLGLPVGTRLRVGTAVLGITGLRNPCEQINGFQDGLMRHLIHKRDDGVVVRLAGVMATVVRGGRIRPGDGIAVQLPPQPRFALTTV
- a CDS encoding HNH endonuclease signature motif containing protein yields the protein MNDTRKAIGDVRAELADLVSGVFSRNTLHGASDEDLLETVRAVGDLQRLVEALLVDGVAEIVGRSGQMDRGERLSTRMGCHNVNELVQRLTLCAPQTAARLEKAQRATALEWNALTGEEQPAKLPALRDALRDGAVGLDGVVAVSAPLLGMRDRVGRSQVLIADDAIAAFARGGGVDDAPPASAELLKIQALVWASALDPDGDEPKDRDTAQSRSFTMGKQRDDNLTPFRGLAEPEVAAQLQRIFDSVNSPSAKSGVWFAEATGEAEAEADAAAEDVEAEAAWVDQRTRAQKQYDALAAALFAAARSGELPALGGAAPTLLVTVNAEDLARGAGWAFLEGIEQPVSLNTATHTACAGVLQRVILGGNGRIVELGSPERTFTPQQRKAITLRDGGCIIPGCGIPAAWCEIHHVVDHAKGGATHTDNGVCLCWGHHRFIDTGPWEIRMRDGVPEIRGPAWFGPSGRWRRVTKSKTRLLRALRRQ
- a CDS encoding GNAT family N-acetyltransferase, which encodes MDAQLQTDIVVRPVRDVDAEALGRVHAACWHETYDHLISKAALERISPKRLAELWTHWAVQGDDFHMSAALVDGEIVGFVGSGPARDKDAPRNRELYFIYLLAKYHSTGIGKQLFDAAVDEGEPLYLWVAEDNPRAHRFYLRNGFALDGASHTEPFLGEQLTEVRFVR
- a CDS encoding coenzyme F420-0:L-glutamate ligase, translated to MLQIWALEGIPEISVGDDLVAVIGDAAVGTPLQDGDIVVVTSKVVSKAEGRTVAAADREDAITAETVRVVASRTSETGHTTRIVENRLGIVAAAAGVDASNTPEGTVLLLPQDPDASARAIAAGLREKLGVRVGVLISDTLGRPWREGQTDAAIGAGGVRVFDDLRGSLDTYGRPLHVTLPCVADEIASAAELVKGKAAGLPVAVVRGRAELVGDLDLVGARSIVREAEHDMFRLGSDEAYDAGYADGVEEVWDESGSGR
- a CDS encoding DUF4097 family beta strand repeat-containing protein — translated: MSTPTTTGMPPVSPTPPTPPTPGGPAPAPFGNARLIATLAIVFGSLIVIGTLFSGVTGTIAAASEHTSSRTIDVTGVGALSAELNAGSLRVEFADVPEAELTVTAGADADQWTLNRDGGTLEVRSPNGMFRGWGPWLRNGRGNGNAVLTLPRTLSGMDAALDLSAGKLTATGDFGELSVTAGAGRVDVQGSAHSVKTEMNAGRADLALSDVDTADLRVNAGELNATLTGAQPTHLELSASAGAMDVTVPAGSYQVTADTSAGSFENRVGSAPGASSTVQVNVSAGRILLQSGN
- a CDS encoding response regulator transcription factor; this encodes MRILICEDSVLLREGLIRLLEDAGHEVVAALPDADGIDEAITQSEPDLCVLDVRLPPTRTDEGIRAALRIRAGQPALPILVLSQYVEERYASDLIAGRGGGLGYLLKDRVADVAEFVATVEQIAGGATVFDPEVVAQLLSRRTQDERMQRLTDRESTVLALIAEGKSNQAIAQTLYITEGSVEKHITSLFAKLDLEPDESGNRRVLAALAHIAHSGDAPQNGDLR